One Dioscorea cayenensis subsp. rotundata cultivar TDr96_F1 chromosome 17, TDr96_F1_v2_PseudoChromosome.rev07_lg8_w22 25.fasta, whole genome shotgun sequence DNA window includes the following coding sequences:
- the LOC120281260 gene encoding uncharacterized protein LOC120281260 encodes MEEKGRKEVLLSSFHPASKRRRNHLNVSLLKTNGFVSGVRRWEKSGKIRVVLCIIQVVWIKNSQSLNNETTVQTSDKQEHQSLSARGLLNSHGLGDSLVIPKRPRATTRRKKIENLNSLKRSPGNSISNGKARTDAPSSKSPINIFPSPHAPNGYLKNWTVSKNNEKEKHNRKRKRLEVERKTNVEKEKLGDDEKLSGGPVEDDEDNLEQNAARMLSSRFDPSCTDFSGKKMALSLKSAKGCSPLKQFNGTLKSLCSETSSVSAAGRVLRPRNRNSKGFARKRRHFYEVCSKDMDPNSLIKQRIRVFWPLDQCWYFGLVKDYDPASKLHHVKYDDRDEEWIDLQSERFKLLLFPSEVSRSLNSHNLGLESKQKTDQKDEDIIDDNCIGNFMETEPIISWLARSTGSLKSSPQRVLKKRRAHFLNNIRPSTLSRKMNVNAELSTITPNKSNLSSAVPRNSLDGEIAGASLLNNITRSDDRKLSFVYTRRRFRKRSSVLDGLPSQVSSCGNSAGSFHILASAMDTVTALEKWRLTITKIGLKQVSVKLLLPPQCIHDLSSELRTCWLSHADYGLHYGKLIQVSPVVHMEIIFVDNVLGLRVVSFEGCLQWLWGFVSLIISAFHGQKHKKLADMLLPSTSIGFNVSSLHDRRRHIVFVLHSFLQLDKSRWEYLEYKLKHHCLKNDGKITEAFVDYVLAEKDKVKVIFCLWSVYLMDLSERLCSRMNLLLNSFQQKNEKLPPYAFSFAESPYLFLGVHLKLLVHRNMTSLKPKKPSAMASKELAEIDVKSINDDCSAIENSLDGSSEMMLENLGCSLAASSSGRLDDSHPTGETDACSVSSGGDQMKSNHRSISSGGKITGISIGHSDTRNDCNENIEKIQSLSSSWMGDKKYSSSSPDNDFPPEKHENGCDSCLNDTNLHMQSCDQGKEQSNEDMQAACHASDMAWEMNALPVNVSKTTAPRSIWHHNRLPSISPNSCQRSRLWTEDFVWDSFASGSRKPRTQVSYSLSFGNREIGSRPRSHNRKARPFKKIRIDNEKSVPHALGSFHTYFASRICDANVLVTSGDRGWRECGAQVVLDSDDQHGCRISVKFSGVTKYDHKVQQSLQPGSTNRFTHAMMWKGGKDWTLEFTDRNQWSLFKELHEECYNWNISSPKYVRQVGTEIDMALDPSCVLYDMDSEDEEWISEFRLSLDDSGNNGSTEVTDDMFEGIMDMFEKFAYAHDSIYEHWQHKRRKKGLPLIRQFQPPLWERYQQQLKQWESALSIMPNSLDGSQDRGCSIEKPAMFAFCLRPRGLEVPNKFSKQRSHKKFMYSGHHNSFAKEQDGLHVYDRKVNGTSAGGEKDLVIAIPTYESSDYFHSRHALSSFSPMDSRKMGFLMTNDASERSQFPGLHRNNSKKIGLLASPRDLQMLPSHNQKIKRNFASRWSADMPEWPSRTDSHLEEFHRHRADIDEFRLRDASSAAQHARNMAKLKREKAHRLLHKANLALHKATVALITAEAIKASQKNLIGDG; translated from the exons ATGGAGGAAAAGGGCAGGAAAGAGGTGTTACTGAGTAGTTTTCATCCTGCCTCCAAGCGGCGGCGCAATCATTTGAATGTCTCATTGTTGAAAACAAATGGGTTTGTTTCAGGTGTCAGGAGGTGGGAAAAATCTGGAAAAATAAGAGTAGTGCTTTGCATAATTCAAGTGGTTTGGATCAAAAATTCACAGAGTTTGAACAATGAGACTACTGTACAAACATCGGATAAACAGGAGCATCAGTCTCTCAGTGCTCGGGGCTTGTTAAATTCACATGGTCTGGGAGATAGTCTTGTGATTCCTAAAAGGCCTCGAGCCACCACAAGAcgtaaaaaaattgaaaatcttaaTAGCTTAAAGAGGTCCCCAGGGAATTCTATCAGCAATGGCAAAGCAAGAACTGATGCCCCATCAAGCAAATCTCCAATCAATATATTTCCATCTCCTCATGCACCGAATGGCTATCTGAAAAACTGGACAGTAAGCAAAAATA atgaaaaagagaaacaCAATAGGAAAAGAAAGAGGTTGGAGGTTGAGCGAAAGACCAATGTGGAGAAGGAAAAGCTTGGTGACGATGAGAAGTTATCTGGAGGCCCTGTAGAGGATGATGAAGATAACCTTGAGCAGAATGCTGCCAGGATGCTTTCTTCTCGATTTGATCCAAGCTGTACTGATTTCTCAGGGAAAAAAATGGCATTGTCTTTGAAATCTGCAAAGGGCTGTTCTCCATTGAAGCAATTTAATGGTACTCTTAAGAGTTTGTGTTCGGAGACTTCTTCGGTCAGTGCCGCAGGTAGAGTGCTGCGCCCGCGGAACCGAAATAGTAAAGGGTTTGCTAGGAAAAGGCGCCATTTCTATGAGGTCTGCTCTAAGGATATGGATCCTAACTCCTTGATTAAGCAGAGGATTAGAGTATTCTGGCCTTTGGATCAGTGTTGGTATTTTGGCTTGGTAAAGGATTATGATCCTGCTAGCAAGTTGCATCATGTCAAATATGATGATCGAGATGAAGAATGGATTGATCTACAAAGTGAGAGATTCAAACTTTTGCTCTTCCCAAGTGAAGTTTCTCGCAGTTTAAATTCTCATAATTTGGGTTTGGAGTCAAAGCAGAAGACCGATCAAAAGGATGAGGATATCATTGATGACAATTGTATTGGCAACTTTATGGAGACGGAGCCCATAATCTCATGGTTGGCTCGGTCAACTGGTTCTTTGAAATCATCCCCACAAAGGGTCTTGAAGAAAAGAAGAGCCcattttcttaataatattaGGCCATCTACCTTGTCACGGAAGATGAATGTGAATGCCGAGCTGTCTACTATCACACCCAACAAGTCAAATTTAAGCTCTGCTGTTCCTCGGAATTCCCTTGATGGAGAAATTGCTGGTGCATCTCTACTCAACAACATCACTCGTTCTGATGACAGGAAGCTATCGTTTGTTTATACCAGGAGACGCTTCCGGAAGAGAAGTAGTGTTTTGGATGGTTTGCCTTCTCAGGTTTCTTCCTGTGGTAATTCAGCTGGATCCTTTCACATTCTTGCTTCTGCTATGGACACTGTGACAGCATTAGAGAAATGGCGCCTAACCATCACCAAAATTGGACTGAAACAAGTTTCAGTAAAATTGTTACTACCACCTCAATGCATTCATGATCTTTCATCTGAACTGAGAACCTGTTGGCTTAGCCATGCTGATTATGGCCTTCACTATGGTAAACTTATTCAGGTATCGCCAGTGGTACATatggaaataatttttgttgataatgTTCTGGGGTTGAGGGTTGTATCCTTTGAGGGATGTTTGCAGTGGCTATGGGGTTTTGTCTCTTTGATTATATCTGCGTTTCATGGCCAGAAGCATAAGAAGCTTGCAGATATGTTATTGCCATCTACTTCAATTGGGTTTAATGTCTCAAGCTTACATGATCGAAGAAGGCATATTGTTTTTGTTCTGCATAGCTTTCTTCAACTAGATAAATCAAGATGGGAATATCTGGAATATAAACTTAAACATCATTGTCTGAAAAATGATGGG AAGATTACTGAAGCCTTTGTAGACTATGTTTTAGCTGAAAAGGATAAGGTAAAGGTCATCTTTTGTCTGTGGTCTGTTTACTTGATG GACTTATCTGAGAGGCTGTGCTCAAGAATGAACCTTTTACTCAATTCTTTCCAGCAGAAAAATGAGAAGCTTCCTCCATATGCTTTTTCATTTGCCGAGTCACCCTACTTGTTTCTTGGCGTGCATCTCAAGTTGTTGGTTCACAGGAATATGACTTCTCTTAAGCCTAAGAAGCCTTCTGCCATGGCATCGAAAGAGTTGGCAGAAATTGATGTAAAGTCAATTAATGATGACTGTTCAGCTATTGAGAATTCTCTAGATGGAAGTTCAGAAATGATGCTCGAGAATTTGGGTTGCTCTTTGGCTGCTTCCAGCTCTGGAAGGCTAGATGATAGCCATCCAACGGGAGAAACAGATGCTTGCTCGGTCAGCAGTGGTGGTGACCAGATGAAATCCAATCACAGATCCATATCCAGTGGAGGGAAGATTACCGGAATTTCTATTGGCCACTCAGACACGAGGAATGACTGCAATGAGAATATTGAAAAAATTCAGAGCTTATCATCTTCATGGATGGGTGATAAGAaatattcttcttcatctcctgaCAATGATTTTCCTccagaaaaacatgaaaatgggTGTGATTCTTGTTTGAATGATACCAATCTACATATGCAATCATGTGATCAAGGGAAAGAACAATCTAATGAGGATATGCAAGCTGCATGTCATGCATCTGATATGGCTTGGGAGATGAATGCCCTTCCTGTAAATGTATCGAAGACAACTGCTCCACGGAGCATATGGCATCATAATCGGCTCCCTTCAATTTCACCTAACTCTTGTCAACGTTCAAGATTGTGGACTGAAGACTTTGTCTGGGATAGCTTTGCCAGTGGCTCTAGGAAGCCTCGAACTCAGGTCTCATATTCACTATCCTTTGGAAATCGTGAGATTGGTTCAAGACCCCGAAGCCATAACCGGAAGGCAagaccttttaaaaaaattagaattgaTAATGAGAAGAGTGTGCCTCATGCATTGGGAAGTTTTCACACCTATTTTGCTTCAAGAATTTGTGATGCAAATGTTCTGGTGACATCTGGGGATAGAGGCTGGAGAGAATGCGGTGCTCAAGTGGTTCTCGACTCTGATGATCAGCATGGTTGCAGAATATCTGTGAAATTTTCTGGGGTTACAAAGTATGATCACAAAGTACAGCAGTCTCTCCAACCTGGATCTACAAATCGCTTTACACATGCTATGATGTGGAAAGGTGGAAAAGACTGGACTCTAGAATTCACTGATAGGAACCAGTGGTCCCTTTTCAAAGAGTTGCATGAAGAATGCTATAATTGGAATATTAG TTCACCAAAGTACGTTCGGCAAGTTGGTACAGAGATTGACATGGCCTTGGATCCTTCTTGTGTGTTATATGACATGGACAGTGAGGATGAGGAGTGGATATCTGAGTTCAGACTTTCATTGGATGACTCAGGGAATAATGGGTCAACTGAAGTCACAGATGATATGTTTGAAGGAATCATGGATATGTTCGAGAAATTTGCGTATGCTCATGATT CTATTTATGAGCACTGGCAGCATAAGCGACGGAAGAAAGGTTTGCCTTTGATTCGTCAGTTTCAG CCTCCATTGTGGGAGCGTTACCAGCAACAACTTAAGCAGTGGGAATCAGCCTTGAGCATAATGCCCAACTCTTTAGATGGATCCCAAGATAGAGGTTGTTCAATTGAAAAACCAGCCATGTTTGCTTTTTGTTTGCGTCCAAGGGGCTTGGAAGTACCAAACAAATTCTCAAAGCAAAGGTCTCATAAGAAGTTTATGTATAGTGGGCATCACAATTCCTTTGCAAAGGAACAGGATGGCTTGCATGTGTATG ACAGAAAAGTGAATGGAACATCAGCTGGAGGAGAGAAGGATTTGGTTATTGCTATCCCAACCTATGAATCTTCTGATTATTTTCATTCACGGCATGCTTTATCCAGTTTCTCCCCAATGGATTCCCGAAAGATGGGATTTTTGATGACTAATGATGCTTCTGAGAGAAGTCAATTTCCTGGCCTTCACAGAAATAATTCAAAGAAGATAGGATTGTTGGCATCTCCTAGGGATCTTCAAATGTTGCCTTCTCATAATcagaaaataaagagaaacTTTGCTTCACGGTGGAGTGCTGATATGCCTGAGTGGCCCAGCCGAACGGATTCACatcttgaggagtttcacaggCATCGAGCTGATATTGATGAGTTTAGATTACGGGATGCATCAAGTGCAGCTCAGCATGCAAGGAACATGGCTAAGCTCAAAAGAGAGAAGGCCCACAGGCTTCTGCACAAGGCCAATCTTGCCCTTCACAAAGCCACTGTTGCTCTTATCACTGCAGAGGCAATTAAAGCATCGCAGAAAAACTTGATTGGTGATGGTTAG
- the LOC120281261 gene encoding cyanidin 3-O-rutinoside 5-O-glucosyltransferase-like, translating to MAEKPQPHFLFITFPMQSHINPSLDLAKHIATTTGAAVTFSTSVFAHRRMFSSTPNSDKGFNDGLITYLPFSDGFDEEGYGRGFLDVKEYRSIFRTNSKRNVSILINELIAGGRPVTCMVHTIFLNCVLDIADELGIPSVLYWIQATSVFVTYYHFFHGFESLIKAYIDDLSFTVCFPGLQPLQIRDLPSLVRTINSDSLDGALLCLFRELFEFLDEKQEGMKRIVLMNTFHEWETDALASVSAEIETIPIALVPKLINSSSSSYLFKEDEKKYMEWLDKKEEGSVVYISFGSLSMMNKKQMEEIVKGLKESKRPYLLVVRKDNKEKELLEIDEGGDGMVVEWCSQVRVLAHKAIGCFVTHCGWNSTLESLAFGVPMVCLPQWSDQAMNAKLVESLWGCGVKSAVDGDGVVKGEELVKCLELVMGDEDKGVEIRTKAKIWKDKASEAVSEGGSSSLNLNNFSSKDFLMIDFIFMFVSFSM from the coding sequence ATGGCGGAAAAACCTCAACCCCACTTCTTATTCATCACGTTCCCCATGCAAAGCCATATTAACCCCTCCCTCGACCTCGCCAAGCACATCGCTACCACCACCGGCGCCGCCGTCACCTTCTCTACCTCCGTCTTCGCCCACCGCCGCATGTTCTCCTCCACCCCCAACTCGGACAAAGGCTTCAACGATGGCCTCATTACCTACCTCCCCTTCTCTGATGGCTTCGACGAAGAGGGTTACGGACGTGGCTTCTTGGATGTCAAAGAGTACCGCTCAATCTTCAGAACAAATAGTAAACGCAACGTTTCCATCCTCATTAACGAGCTCATCGCCGGTGGTCGGCCAGTGACGTGCATGGTACACACTATCTTCTTAAACTGCGTGTTGGACATCGCTGACGAGCTTGGCATCCCTTCAGTCCTCTATTGGATACAAGCCACCAGCGTGTTCGTGACGTACTACCACTTCTTTCATGGTTTTGAGAGTCTCATCAAAGCGTATATCGACGACCTTTCGTTCACCGTCTGCTTTCCAGGGTTGCAGCCTCTCCAAATCAGAGACTTGCCTTCATTAGTTAGAACCATCAACTCTGATAGCCTAGATGGCGCTCTTCTCTGTTTGTTTAGAGAGTTATTTGAGTTCTTGGATGAAAAGCAAGAGGGGATGAAGCGTATAGTGTTGATGAACACCTTCCATGAATGGGAAACTGACGCTTTAGCTTCAGTTAGTGCTGAGATTGAAACCATACCTATTGCACTTGTAccaaaattaattaactcatCCAGTTCGAGTTATCTTTTCAAGGAGGATGAGAAAAAGTACATGGAGTGGTTGGACAAGAAGGAGGAGGGATCAGTGGTGTATATATCATTCGGAAGTTTGTCAATGATGAATAAGAAACAAATGGAGGAGATAGTGAAAGGGTTGAAGGAGAGCAAGAGGCCATATCTATTGGTTGTGAGAAAggataacaaagagaaagaactacTTGAGATTGATGAAGGAGGAGATGGGATGGTGGTGGAGTGGTGTTCACAAGTGAGAGTGTTGGCACACAAGGCAATCGGATGCTTTGTGACGCACTGTGGATGGAACTCGACGCTGGAAAGCTTGGCGTTCGGTGTGCCAATGGTGTGCTTGCCACAGTGGTCGGATCAAGCAATGAATGCGAAGTTGGTGGAGAGTTTGTGGGGGTGTGGAGTGAAGAGTGCAGTTGATGGTGATGGTGTTGTCAAAGGAGAAGAGCTTGTGAAGTGTTTGGAGTTGGTGATGGGGGATGAAGACAAGGGTGTTGAGATCAGGACAAAGGCTAAGATATGGAAAGACAAGGCTTCGGAGGCTGTGAGTGAAGGTGGATCGTCTTCTCTTAATCTAAACAATTTTTCTTCGAAAGATTTCTTAatgattgattttatttttatgtttgttagtTTTTCTATGTAA